The following coding sequences are from one uncultured Desulfobacter sp. window:
- a CDS encoding phosphatidylglycerophosphatase A has product MMGEKAILFFATGFGLGRIPFAPGTFGTFAGLPLIGIMAWLSTTCSPGAAALFLVGVVLCAVWISQEAEILMGSKDPGAVVIDEMAGFCVTMTLVPVNPLTLAAGFIAFRCFDILKPFPIRWFEKNFSGGAGIVLDDLMAGVLAAFLLKAIHLSVMI; this is encoded by the coding sequence ATGATGGGGGAAAAAGCGATACTTTTTTTTGCCACGGGGTTTGGGCTGGGGCGGATACCCTTTGCTCCCGGGACATTCGGGACCTTTGCGGGCCTGCCGTTGATCGGCATCATGGCATGGTTGTCAACGACATGCAGCCCCGGTGCTGCCGCCCTGTTTCTGGTGGGTGTGGTGCTTTGTGCGGTCTGGATTTCCCAGGAGGCTGAAATTTTGATGGGCAGCAAAGATCCGGGTGCCGTGGTCATTGATGAGATGGCCGGGTTTTGCGTCACCATGACCCTGGTGCCCGTGAATCCACTTACTTTGGCCGCGGGCTTTATTGCCTTTAGATGTTTTGATATACTTAAACCTTTTCCGATCCGCTGGTTTGAAAAAAACTTTTCCGGCGGGGCCGGTATTGTGTTGGATGATTTAATGGCAGGGGTGCTGGCTGCTTTCCTGCTTAAGGCAATACACCTTTCAGTCATGATTTAG
- a CDS encoding glycerophosphodiester phosphodiesterase family protein, with amino-acid sequence MLSMFVSVAMTGIAGAGMDQNKKQKMRNAIGWYKKWYKSIDDGKVAHLGPRPFYLVEDMEDSPLKKKLKRCTKMPVFFRSDFSIGHRGAALQFPEHTKESYEAAAAMGAGILECDVTFTSDEKLVCRHSQCDLHTTTNILAIPELAAKCSTPFTPAVLDENGDVVTPASAQCCTSDITLEEFKTLKGKMDAYNPAAVTVEEYMNATPTWRTDLYTQNGTLMTHAESIELFKKLGVKMTPELKSPSVDMPFNGNYTQEVYAQQMIDEYKAANVPPSKVYAQSFNIDDVLYWIENTPAYGKQAVYLDGRYDDSAFDYTDPSTWSPSMEEMVADGVRIIAPPMYMLLAVEDGKLVPSTYALEAKKAGLEIITWTLERSGLLEEGGGWYYQSVTELIDNDGDMYEVLDVLAKDVGIIGIFADWPATVTFYANCMGKELSSEDR; translated from the coding sequence ATGTTATCTATGTTTGTTTCCGTTGCAATGACGGGTATCGCCGGGGCCGGCATGGATCAAAACAAAAAACAGAAAATGCGCAATGCAATAGGGTGGTATAAAAAATGGTACAAATCAATTGATGACGGCAAGGTGGCCCATTTAGGTCCCCGGCCCTTTTATCTGGTTGAGGATATGGAAGACAGCCCTTTGAAAAAGAAATTAAAGCGGTGCACCAAGATGCCTGTTTTTTTCAGATCCGACTTCTCCATCGGGCACCGCGGTGCTGCACTTCAATTCCCGGAACATACCAAGGAATCCTATGAGGCCGCGGCTGCCATGGGTGCCGGCATCCTGGAGTGTGACGTCACCTTTACGTCGGATGAAAAACTGGTCTGCCGCCATTCCCAGTGCGATCTTCACACCACCACCAACATCCTGGCCATTCCGGAACTTGCCGCCAAGTGCTCCACGCCTTTTACCCCGGCCGTATTAGACGAAAACGGTGACGTGGTCACCCCGGCTTCTGCCCAGTGCTGTACCAGTGACATCACCCTGGAAGAGTTTAAAACGTTGAAAGGGAAAATGGATGCATATAATCCTGCGGCCGTTACCGTGGAAGAATATATGAATGCCACACCGACCTGGCGGACCGATCTATATACACAAAATGGAACTTTGATGACCCATGCGGAAAGCATCGAGCTGTTTAAAAAACTGGGGGTAAAAATGACCCCGGAGCTTAAATCTCCCAGCGTTGATATGCCGTTTAACGGTAATTACACCCAGGAAGTCTATGCCCAGCAGATGATTGATGAATATAAGGCCGCCAATGTTCCGCCCTCCAAAGTTTATGCCCAGTCTTTTAATATTGACGATGTGCTTTACTGGATCGAGAACACGCCGGCATACGGCAAACAGGCTGTGTATTTAGATGGCCGTTACGATGATTCGGCTTTTGATTACACCGATCCTTCCACCTGGTCTCCCTCCATGGAAGAGATGGTGGCCGACGGGGTTAGAATCATTGCCCCGCCGATGTATATGCTTCTGGCCGTAGAAGACGGAAAGCTTGTGCCCTCTACCTATGCCCTTGAAGCCAAAAAAGCGGGTTTGGAAATCATCACCTGGACCCTGGAACGCTCCGGGCTTCTGGAAGAGGGGGGTGGCTGGTACTACCAATCGGTTACTGAACTGATCGATAACGATGGCGACATGTATGAAGTGCTGGATGTTCTGGCTAAAGATGTCGGAATTATCGGGATTTTTGCAGACTGGCCGGCGACAGTTACGTTTTACGCCAACTGCATGGGCAAAGAATTGTCATCGGAAGATCGTTAG
- the recA gene encoding recombinase RecA: MEKNKEKEKAVQTAMNQIERQFGKGSIMKLGGREIADVPVIRSGSLALDKALGVGGYPRGRVIEIYGPESSGKTTLALHAVAQAQKKGGIAAFIDAEHALDVAYAKRLGVDCDELLVSQPDTGEQALEIADMLVRSGGVDIMIVDSVAALVPRSEIEGEMGDSHMGLQARLMSQALRKLTATIGKTATTLIFINQIRMKIGVVYGNPETTTGGNALKFYASMRLEIRKAAAIKSGEEVLGSRTKVKVVKNKLAPPFKNVEFDLMYGEGISRTGDLLDMGVELDIVNKSGSWYSFDKERIGQGRENVKAFLQDNPDIFDAIELKVRTELGIAGPETAKPTAAPDAGKDIKPEA, translated from the coding sequence ATGGAGAAAAATAAGGAAAAGGAAAAAGCTGTCCAGACCGCCATGAATCAAATCGAGCGCCAGTTCGGTAAAGGTTCCATTATGAAGTTGGGCGGACGGGAAATTGCGGATGTGCCCGTGATTCGTTCCGGCTCCCTTGCACTGGACAAGGCTTTGGGCGTCGGGGGATACCCCAGGGGCAGGGTTATTGAAATTTATGGCCCGGAATCTTCCGGTAAGACGACCCTTGCCCTTCATGCTGTGGCCCAGGCCCAGAAAAAAGGCGGAATCGCCGCGTTTATTGATGCCGAACATGCCCTGGACGTGGCCTATGCCAAGCGGTTGGGCGTGGACTGTGATGAACTTCTGGTTTCCCAGCCCGATACCGGAGAACAGGCCCTTGAGATTGCCGATATGCTGGTTCGAAGCGGCGGTGTTGATATCATGATTGTGGATTCTGTGGCGGCCCTGGTGCCCCGGTCAGAGATCGAAGGCGAGATGGGCGACTCCCACATGGGGCTCCAGGCCAGATTGATGTCCCAGGCCCTTCGTAAATTGACCGCCACCATTGGTAAAACCGCCACCACCCTGATTTTTATCAACCAGATCCGCATGAAAATCGGCGTGGTCTACGGCAACCCCGAAACCACCACCGGTGGTAATGCCTTGAAATTTTACGCGTCCATGCGCCTTGAGATTCGGAAAGCTGCAGCCATCAAGAGCGGTGAAGAAGTGCTCGGGTCCAGGACCAAAGTCAAGGTGGTTAAAAACAAACTGGCCCCCCCGTTTAAAAATGTGGAATTCGACCTGATGTACGGGGAGGGCATTTCCAGGACCGGCGACCTTCTGGACATGGGGGTTGAGCTGGATATCGTGAACAAGAGCGGGTCCTGGTATTCATTTGACAAAGAACGCATCGGCCAGGGCCGGGAGAATGTAAAAGCATTTTTGCAGGACAATCCCGATATATTTGATGCCATTGAACTTAAAGTAAGAACCGAACTTGGAATTGCCGGACCGGAAACAGCGAAACCCACGGCTGCACCCGACGCCGGAAAGGACATTAAGCCGGAAGCTTAA
- the alaS gene encoding alanine--tRNA ligase, which translates to MTGNEARKIFLEYFNKHNHRHVRSSSLVPQDDPTLLFVNAGMVQFKRVFTGDEKREYTTAVTSQKCVRAGGKHNDLENVGYTARHHTFFEMLGNFSFGEYFKEQAIEFAWDLLTNGYGFDAEKLHVSVYKDDDEAYEIWNKQVGVPVERISRLGEADNFWAMGDTGPCGPCSEIHIDRGKEFGCDDPNCAVGCDCDRWLELWNLVFMQFERSEDGTMTPLPKPSIDTGMGLERIISVLQDVPTNFDTDLFVPIMERVGELAGKKRGESKEVEVAMKVIADHSRASAFLICDGVLPSNEGRGYVLRRIMRRAIRYGRSIGLTESFLHKTVQTVFSIMDEAYPELKESAAFILNVVKNEEEKFLETLETGMKLLEATIEDLGKNNEKTIPGEVIFKLYDTFGFPVDIIQDHVKEMGIALDLDGFDKSMAEQKARSKSKKKFAGVGDAYKPLTSAGVKTEFKGYDAVEMQSDLLIVVKDDAEVETAGAGDEIEVVTSQTVFYAESGGQAGDKGVFENDACAIEIVDTVKDPSGLFIHKGKVVKGACKKGDTFTLKVDAELRRATAANHSATHILHSALRKVLGDHVKQSGSLVTPDRLRFDFTHFSAATAEELAAIETEVNTRIIENHEVTTKEMDMDEAVRSGATALFEEKYGDVVRVVSQGDFSQELCGGTHTHATGDIGLFRILSEGGIASGVRRIEAVTGLAALKTVHADQLTIEAVADALKSSKDGVVDRLESFVAEKKAAEKELTALKAKIASKSAENIEDDIKEINGVKVLAKRVEIENPSQLRDLADKFKTKLGSGVLLLGAESNGKALLISTVSDDLTKTFKAGDIVKTAAGIVGGGGGGRPDMAQAGGTKPEFLEKALLSVFDTVSQ; encoded by the coding sequence ATGACAGGTAATGAAGCCAGGAAAATTTTTCTCGAATATTTTAACAAACACAACCACCGCCATGTGCGCTCGTCGTCCCTGGTGCCCCAGGATGACCCCACCCTGCTGTTTGTCAACGCCGGTATGGTACAGTTTAAACGTGTATTTACAGGTGATGAAAAACGTGAATACACCACCGCCGTCACCTCACAAAAATGCGTGCGGGCCGGGGGCAAACATAACGATCTTGAAAACGTGGGATACACGGCGCGCCACCACACCTTTTTCGAGATGCTGGGCAATTTTTCCTTTGGCGAGTATTTCAAGGAACAGGCCATTGAGTTTGCCTGGGACCTGCTCACCAACGGGTACGGGTTTGATGCTGAAAAACTTCATGTATCCGTTTATAAAGATGATGACGAAGCCTATGAGATCTGGAACAAGCAGGTCGGCGTGCCTGTTGAACGTATCTCCCGGTTGGGCGAGGCGGACAATTTCTGGGCCATGGGTGATACGGGCCCTTGCGGTCCGTGTTCCGAGATTCACATAGACCGTGGCAAGGAATTCGGGTGTGATGATCCCAACTGTGCGGTGGGCTGTGACTGCGACCGATGGCTGGAGTTGTGGAACCTGGTATTCATGCAGTTTGAAAGAAGCGAAGACGGCACCATGACGCCGTTGCCCAAACCCAGTATTGACACGGGTATGGGTTTAGAACGTATTATTTCCGTGCTCCAGGACGTTCCCACCAACTTTGATACCGACCTTTTTGTACCGATCATGGAACGGGTCGGGGAGCTGGCCGGCAAAAAGCGGGGGGAATCCAAGGAAGTGGAAGTGGCCATGAAGGTCATTGCCGATCATTCCAGGGCATCGGCCTTTTTGATCTGCGACGGTGTGCTGCCTTCCAACGAGGGTCGTGGTTACGTGCTTCGCCGGATCATGCGCCGGGCCATCCGGTATGGGCGCAGCATCGGGCTGACCGAATCGTTTTTGCACAAAACCGTTCAAACCGTGTTTTCCATTATGGATGAGGCCTATCCGGAGCTCAAAGAGTCTGCCGCTTTTATCCTTAATGTGGTGAAAAACGAAGAGGAAAAGTTCCTTGAAACCCTTGAAACCGGAATGAAGCTTCTGGAAGCAACCATTGAGGATCTGGGAAAAAATAATGAGAAAACCATTCCCGGCGAGGTGATTTTCAAGTTGTACGATACCTTTGGGTTCCCCGTGGATATCATCCAGGACCATGTCAAGGAGATGGGCATTGCCCTGGATCTGGACGGGTTTGATAAGTCCATGGCCGAACAGAAGGCAAGATCCAAGTCCAAAAAGAAGTTTGCCGGTGTGGGGGATGCATATAAACCATTGACCTCAGCTGGTGTGAAAACCGAATTCAAAGGCTATGATGCCGTTGAAATGCAAAGTGATCTGCTCATCGTGGTTAAGGATGACGCTGAGGTGGAAACGGCCGGTGCCGGTGACGAAATTGAAGTGGTTACCTCCCAGACCGTATTTTATGCAGAGTCCGGCGGCCAGGCCGGTGATAAAGGTGTTTTTGAAAATGACGCCTGTGCCATTGAGATCGTCGATACGGTTAAAGATCCGTCGGGCCTTTTCATTCACAAGGGCAAGGTCGTCAAAGGGGCCTGCAAAAAGGGCGACACATTCACCCTCAAGGTAGATGCCGAACTTCGCCGGGCCACGGCGGCCAATCATTCGGCTACCCACATCCTGCATTCAGCCCTTCGCAAAGTGCTGGGCGACCATGTCAAGCAGTCAGGTTCTCTGGTGACCCCGGACAGACTTCGGTTTGACTTCACCCATTTCAGTGCTGCCACCGCCGAAGAGCTTGCGGCCATCGAGACCGAAGTCAATACCCGTATCATTGAAAATCACGAGGTCACCACAAAGGAGATGGACATGGATGAAGCGGTCCGGTCCGGTGCCACGGCCCTTTTCGAGGAAAAATACGGGGATGTGGTCCGGGTGGTTTCCCAGGGGGATTTCTCCCAGGAGCTGTGCGGCGGGACCCATACCCATGCCACCGGCGATATCGGCTTGTTCCGTATTCTGTCCGAAGGTGGGATTGCCTCGGGCGTTCGCCGTATCGAAGCTGTTACAGGCCTTGCTGCCCTGAAGACCGTCCATGCAGACCAGTTGACCATTGAAGCGGTGGCTGATGCGTTGAAAAGTAGCAAGGACGGTGTGGTGGACCGGCTTGAATCCTTTGTAGCCGAGAAAAAAGCTGCAGAAAAGGAGTTGACTGCCCTTAAGGCCAAGATTGCCTCTAAATCTGCTGAAAATATTGAGGACGATATCAAAGAAATCAACGGGGTCAAGGTGCTGGCCAAGCGGGTGGAAATTGAAAATCCATCCCAGCTTCGGGATCTGGCAGACAAATTCAAAACCAAACTGGGGTCGGGCGTGCTGCTGTTGGGTGCCGAATCCAACGGCAAGGCTCTGCTTATTTCCACGGTATCCGACGATCTGACCAAGACCTTTAAAGCAGGGGATATTGTTAAAACTGCTGCGGGTATCGTGGGCGGCGGCGGCGGCGGGCGGCCGGATATGGCCCAGGCCGGCGGCACCAAGCCTGAATTCCTGGAAAAAGCGTTGTTATCTGTGTTTGATACGGTATCCCAATAA
- a CDS encoding ABC transporter permease subunit, whose translation MALLNPVTREQFRRFRSVKRGFWSLVIILLLMFISFFAEVFINSRALVVCYRGEFYFPTYQNMIPGKTFDLGYSYETNYRELKKKLDGVERAGFVIMPPVPYNPYENDLGLNEYPPFPPSFSQRHFLGTDNVGRDVLARLVYGFRTAILFSLGLLFLNYTVGISLGCAMGYFGGIFDLFFQRVIEIWSNIPFLYVIIIVSSIVVPSFMVLVLIMAFFGWISITWVMRTMTYREKEREYILAVRSLGASDMRIIFRHIIPNTISVIVTYAPFAISGGIVALTSLDYLGFGLPAPTPSWGELLSQGWQNMEAWWISAAVVSALVVTLMTVTFIGEGVREAFDPRRHTVYE comes from the coding sequence ATGGCATTGTTGAACCCGGTAACACGGGAACAATTCAGGCGATTCCGCAGTGTCAAAAGAGGGTTCTGGTCCCTTGTGATCATTCTGCTCCTGATGTTCATCTCCTTTTTTGCAGAAGTTTTTATTAATTCCAGGGCGCTTGTGGTCTGTTATCGGGGGGAGTTCTATTTTCCCACCTACCAGAATATGATACCGGGGAAAACCTTTGATCTGGGCTACTCTTATGAGACCAATTACCGCGAGTTGAAAAAAAAACTGGACGGGGTGGAGAGGGCAGGGTTTGTGATTATGCCGCCGGTACCCTATAATCCTTATGAAAACGATCTGGGGCTCAACGAATACCCGCCGTTTCCGCCGTCATTTTCCCAGCGTCATTTTCTGGGGACGGACAATGTAGGCCGGGATGTGCTGGCCCGGCTTGTGTACGGATTTCGCACAGCCATTCTCTTTTCTCTGGGATTGCTGTTTCTTAATTATACCGTGGGCATATCCCTGGGCTGTGCCATGGGGTATTTCGGCGGAATATTTGATCTGTTTTTTCAACGGGTCATTGAGATATGGAGCAATATCCCGTTTTTGTACGTGATTATTATTGTCTCCTCCATTGTGGTGCCAAGTTTCATGGTTCTGGTTTTGATCATGGCGTTTTTCGGCTGGATCTCCATCACCTGGGTAATGCGCACCATGACCTACCGGGAAAAAGAACGCGAATATATTCTTGCGGTCCGCTCCCTGGGCGCTTCGGACATGCGGATCATTTTCAGGCACATTATCCCGAACACCATCTCCGTGATCGTCACCTATGCACCTTTCGCCATTTCCGGCGGCATTGTCGCTTTAACCTCACTTGATTATCTTGGGTTTGGTTTACCGGCGCCCACCCCCTCCTGGGGAGAACTTTTATCCCAGGGCTGGCAGAATATGGAAGCCTGGTGGATCTCCGCTGCCGTAGTCTCCGCCCTTGTGGTCACGCTCATGACCGTCACCTTCATCGGTGAGGGGGTCCGGGAAGCCTTTGATCCGCGGCGCCATACTGTTTATGAATAG
- the larC gene encoding nickel pincer cofactor biosynthesis protein LarC has product MILYLDMMAGIAGDMFLGALVDLGVPVEWLKGKLSGVLDGFDLRTETVFRSHLRAVNLHVDVTDHVTHRHYTQIREMIESADLPDKVRINALTAFKHIAQAEARIHGKDIETVHFHEIGGIDSLVDIIGSFLALDYLGVEQVFATPIPLGSGTIKCAHGTIPVPVPATVAILKGLEVTGSDAKTEIVTPTGASIVATLAPQFGGMPDMQIEKVGYGAGKRETGASVPNLLRLVLGSPAEEKSYGDYILSDQVHVLYTNVDDMSPEGLGFVMDRLMEEGALDVSFTPAFMKKNRPGTRIEVICHKPQLQTLSTILLSETTSIGVRYHVCDRVILKREPVDVETSLGFVKAKKIIRPNGQARIMPEYDECKRIAREQNLPFFQVYERILAEANPLNTQAGRS; this is encoded by the coding sequence ATGATTCTTTATCTTGATATGATGGCAGGCATTGCAGGGGATATGTTTTTAGGTGCGCTGGTGGATCTTGGTGTGCCTGTGGAGTGGCTAAAAGGAAAATTGTCGGGTGTTCTGGACGGGTTTGATCTGCGCACGGAAACTGTGTTCAGAAGCCATTTGCGGGCGGTAAACCTTCATGTGGATGTGACCGACCATGTCACCCATCGCCATTATACCCAGATCCGGGAGATGATCGAATCAGCCGATCTGCCGGACAAGGTCAGGATCAATGCCCTGACCGCATTTAAGCACATTGCCCAGGCCGAAGCCCGTATCCACGGAAAGGACATTGAAACCGTCCACTTCCATGAGATTGGCGGTATTGACAGCCTGGTGGACATTATCGGCAGTTTTCTGGCCCTGGATTATTTAGGTGTGGAGCAGGTTTTCGCAACGCCGATTCCTCTGGGCTCCGGGACAATCAAGTGCGCCCACGGCACCATTCCCGTGCCGGTGCCTGCCACGGTGGCCATACTGAAGGGCCTTGAAGTGACGGGGTCCGATGCCAAAACCGAGATTGTGACCCCCACGGGCGCATCCATTGTGGCGACGCTGGCACCGCAGTTCGGCGGCATGCCGGACATGCAGATTGAAAAAGTAGGCTACGGTGCCGGTAAACGCGAGACCGGCGCATCTGTACCGAATCTTCTGCGTCTGGTGCTGGGTTCCCCTGCTGAAGAAAAAAGTTATGGGGACTACATCCTGTCCGATCAGGTTCATGTCCTCTATACCAATGTGGATGACATGAGCCCGGAGGGCCTTGGCTTTGTCATGGACCGTCTTATGGAAGAGGGCGCGCTTGATGTCAGTTTTACACCGGCATTCATGAAAAAGAACCGTCCCGGCACCCGCATTGAGGTGATTTGCCACAAGCCGCAGCTCCAGACGCTTTCTACAATTCTTCTGTCCGAGACCACAAGCATCGGCGTTCGATATCATGTGTGCGATCGGGTGATCTTGAAACGCGAACCTGTGGATGTGGAGACAAGTCTTGGCTTTGTAAAGGCCAAGAAGATCATTCGCCCGAACGGCCAGGCCCGGATTATGCCCGAATACGATGAATGCAAACGCATTGCCCGGGAACAAAATTTGCCCTTCTTCCAGGTATATGAACGGATACTGGCTGAAGCAAATCCCCTGAACACGCAAGCGGGACGGTCATAA
- a CDS encoding M20/M25/M40 family metallo-hydrolase — protein sequence MIDEERLGQRFSELVQIDSESGSEALIAKVLEKELIDLGATVTFDDAGAKVNGDCGNLVATFKGNADVEPVMLSGHMDTVVPGKGVKVIFEDGVFRSDGTTILGSDDKSALAIILEVMQVIKENNLPCPPVEVVMTVGEEQGLLGAKNLDCSILKSKFGYILDAVDTEGIVNRAPTANKISAKIYGRAAHAGGTPENGVSAIYAASCAVSKLELGRLDDETTCNLGVISGGAATNIIPEYVEIHGEARSHDPAKLEQVTQAIVSTFENTMAELQAQGDTVPSVDMIVKNDFPHTCIPEDHMVIKLAQKAAANLGREMPCKTSGGAADANIFFGKGIAAGVIGTGMTDVHTLKESIKLKDMVGCAQLVLEILKLHAAGKAAV from the coding sequence ATGATTGATGAAGAACGCCTGGGGCAGCGGTTTTCGGAACTTGTCCAGATTGATTCCGAATCCGGTAGCGAGGCTTTGATTGCAAAGGTTCTTGAAAAGGAACTGATAGACCTTGGGGCAACGGTTACGTTTGATGACGCCGGTGCCAAGGTCAACGGTGACTGCGGCAACCTTGTGGCCACATTTAAAGGCAATGCGGATGTTGAGCCGGTGATGCTTTCCGGACATATGGACACGGTGGTACCGGGCAAAGGGGTGAAGGTCATATTTGAGGACGGTGTATTTAGAAGTGACGGTACAACCATCCTGGGGTCCGACGACAAGTCCGCCCTGGCCATTATCCTTGAGGTGATGCAGGTGATCAAAGAAAATAACCTGCCGTGTCCCCCCGTTGAGGTGGTCATGACGGTGGGGGAAGAGCAGGGGCTTTTGGGGGCCAAGAACCTTGACTGTTCAATTCTCAAATCAAAATTCGGATATATCCTGGATGCCGTGGACACCGAGGGCATTGTGAACCGGGCACCAACGGCCAACAAGATCAGTGCAAAAATTTACGGCCGGGCAGCCCACGCCGGCGGTACACCGGAAAACGGCGTCTCTGCCATTTATGCGGCCTCCTGTGCCGTTTCCAAACTTGAACTGGGGCGCCTTGACGATGAAACCACCTGCAATCTGGGGGTTATTTCCGGCGGGGCGGCTACAAATATCATACCCGAATATGTGGAAATTCACGGCGAAGCCCGGTCCCATGATCCTGCAAAACTGGAACAGGTCACACAGGCCATTGTCTCCACCTTTGAGAATACCATGGCCGAACTTCAGGCCCAGGGGGACACGGTTCCCAGTGTAGATATGATAGTGAAAAATGACTTTCCCCATACCTGTATCCCCGAAGATCATATGGTGATCAAACTTGCCCAGAAGGCTGCGGCAAACCTGGGCCGGGAGATGCCATGTAAAACCAGCGGCGGTGCGGCGGATGCCAATATCTTTTTCGGCAAAGGCATTGCAGCCGGCGTCATCGGTACAGGTATGACGGATGTGCATACCCTTAAGGAATCCATTAAACTTAAAGATATGGTTGGTTGTGCTCAACTGGTTCTTGAAATTCTTAAACTCCATGCAGCAGGAAAGGCGGCGGTATGA
- a CDS encoding ABC transporter permease subunit produces the protein MTAYFIRRLLLVIPTFIGITVMVFTITRFVPGGPIERIIAETRAMQMGESGGRARAQQAGQGQPLSEDQIKKLEAYYGFDKPVLQSYGIWLLKVLKGDLGRSTRYQDPVWDMIKERIPISLYFGVLSMVVIYGVCIPLGLAKAVHHNSGFDNITSGIIFAGYAIPGWVAGVMMLVMFASRMDLFPLGGLASDYFTDMTVWEKIKDVAWHTVLPLCSYVIGAFTVMTLLMKNTLMDNLSADYVRTAIAKGLTFKQAVFRHALRNSLIPIATSFGNNISILLMGSFLIEKVFNIDGMGLLGYESILDRDYPVVMGILVISSLLFMVGNILSDVCVAIVDPRVRFK, from the coding sequence GTGACAGCGTATTTTATCAGACGACTTTTATTGGTCATCCCCACCTTCATCGGTATCACCGTCATGGTGTTCACCATCACCCGTTTTGTGCCCGGTGGCCCCATTGAGCGCATTATTGCCGAAACCCGGGCCATGCAGATGGGCGAGTCGGGCGGTCGTGCAAGGGCCCAGCAGGCGGGCCAGGGTCAGCCCCTTTCGGAGGATCAGATCAAAAAGCTGGAGGCGTATTACGGATTTGACAAACCGGTACTCCAAAGCTACGGAATTTGGCTTCTCAAAGTACTCAAAGGCGATCTGGGCCGCTCCACCCGGTACCAGGACCCGGTGTGGGACATGATTAAAGAGCGCATTCCCATATCCCTTTATTTCGGGGTGTTGAGCATGGTGGTCATTTACGGCGTCTGTATCCCCTTAGGTCTTGCCAAGGCGGTGCACCACAACAGCGGGTTTGATAATATAACCTCGGGGATCATTTTTGCAGGCTACGCCATCCCGGGCTGGGTGGCTGGTGTCATGATGCTGGTGATGTTTGCTTCCCGTATGGATCTGTTCCCCCTGGGCGGTCTTGCATCCGATTATTTCACCGATATGACGGTTTGGGAAAAAATAAAGGATGTGGCATGGCATACCGTTCTGCCGCTTTGCTCCTATGTGATCGGTGCCTTTACTGTCATGACCCTTTTGATGAAAAATACGCTCATGGATAATCTGTCCGCCGATTATGTGCGTACGGCCATTGCCAAGGGATTAACCTTTAAGCAGGCTGTTTTTCGCCATGCCCTGCGCAACAGTCTGATCCCCATTGCCACAAGTTTCGGCAACAATATTTCCATCCTTTTGATGGGATCTTTTCTCATTGAAAAGGTCTTTAATATCGACGGTATGGGGTTACTAGGGTATGAATCTATTCTGGACCGGGATTACCCGGTGGTGATGGGCATTCTGGTGATTTCATCCCTGTTGTTCATGGTGGGAAATATTTTATCTGACGTGTGTGTTGCCATCGTTGATCCCAGGGTAAGGTTTAAATAA